In the genome of Acetobacter oryzifermentans, one region contains:
- the rfaD gene encoding ADP-glyceromanno-heptose 6-epimerase: MIVITGGAGFIGSCLQAALAARGLETIIVDWLGQEGKWRNVSQHAPTRLIAPENLENFLATTPKIDTIFHMGAISETTATDGDLVWRTNVELSQTLWDWCTRNRARFIYASSAATYGAADKPELFNDDPGHLSQLRPLNLYGWSKHVFDQHVTTTLDQHTPRPPQWAGLKFFNVYGPNEYHKGKMISVVKVKYDEVKSGQPARLFRSDRPDIADGMQARDFIWVGDVVNVMLWLYDNPEVSDLFNCGTGTARTYLDLAHAVCDAIGCERQIEFIDMPQSLRGQYQSYTQADLSRLRAAGYTGQFTSLEEGVKRYVQDYLATDNPYL, from the coding sequence ATGATAGTAATTACAGGGGGAGCCGGTTTTATCGGCTCATGCCTACAGGCAGCATTGGCCGCCAGAGGGCTGGAAACCATAATTGTTGATTGGCTTGGGCAGGAAGGCAAATGGCGCAATGTGTCCCAACATGCACCAACACGCCTGATTGCCCCAGAAAACCTGGAAAATTTTCTGGCGACCACCCCCAAAATAGACACCATCTTCCATATGGGCGCTATTAGTGAGACCACCGCAACAGATGGTGATCTGGTGTGGCGCACCAATGTCGAACTCTCGCAAACACTATGGGACTGGTGCACACGCAACCGCGCAAGATTTATTTATGCGTCTTCCGCCGCCACATATGGCGCGGCGGATAAACCCGAACTTTTTAATGATGATCCGGGGCATCTCTCACAACTGCGGCCACTCAATTTGTACGGCTGGTCCAAACACGTGTTTGATCAACACGTTACCACCACGCTGGATCAGCACACACCGCGCCCGCCACAATGGGCCGGGCTAAAGTTCTTTAACGTTTACGGGCCGAACGAATACCACAAAGGCAAAATGATCTCTGTGGTGAAAGTGAAGTATGATGAAGTTAAATCTGGCCAACCCGCCCGTTTGTTCCGGTCTGATAGGCCAGACATTGCAGATGGCATGCAGGCCCGTGACTTCATATGGGTGGGTGATGTCGTAAACGTTATGCTCTGGCTGTATGATAACCCGGAGGTATCAGACCTGTTTAACTGCGGCACCGGCACAGCACGCACGTATCTGGATCTGGCTCATGCCGTGTGCGATGCCATTGGCTGCGAGCGCCAGATAGAATTTATTGATATGCCCCAAAGCTTGCGTGGGCAGTATCAATCCTACACACAAGCAGATCTTTCCCGCCTGCGGGCCGCTGGTTACACTGGCCAGTTCACATCGCTGGAAGAGGGCGTTAAACGCTACGTGCAAGATTATCTTGCCACGGATAATCCCTATCTCTGA
- a CDS encoding L-lactate permease: protein MFIQPLVPAGHSLVLSFLLAASPIIVTLFVMGILRRPAWQATLGGLIVGLLVATTIWGLPAKLAVASISNGVVFSLLPVMWIALSALFLFNVAVQNGRFDAFRDWIIQHVPNDRRIMLVVLGFCFSAALEGVAGFGTPVAITSALLIMLGFPALDALTYVLIFNSAPVAFGGLGIPVTVLGSITGLPADVLGATIGRQLTPFALLIPFYVMALYGGWRSVRQTWPVLLVAGGSFALTLLIISGAGLYSLSNVLSSSVALVATIGFLRFWKPASDPQYAIDLSGLNSQQAGAAPAVPRWQGWIPWITVIAVVIAWDALHIAKIGTLPIHWPGLDNAVFISLYKTPYAAVWKFEPLGTGTAILVATILTALFTRTTLQQFGAAARTTLKQGWLAVVTVALTIGLAFLMNYSGMTYTLGYAVSSAGMVFPLVSVFLGWIAVFLTGSDTSGNALFGNLQVAAAHQLSLDPVLFASANSSGGVMGKMISPQNITTGVSVTSLKGQEGTVLARTFKHSLFLTFCIGLVVVFQQFVLR, encoded by the coding sequence ATGTTCATACAGCCACTTGTTCCGGCGGGGCACAGCCTTGTGCTGTCATTTCTGCTCGCGGCCTCACCTATTATCGTGACACTCTTTGTTATGGGTATTCTACGCCGTCCGGCATGGCAGGCCACTCTGGGCGGCTTAATTGTCGGGTTGCTTGTTGCCACCACCATCTGGGGGCTACCAGCCAAACTGGCAGTCGCCAGCATCAGCAACGGCGTTGTATTTTCTCTTCTGCCAGTTATGTGGATCGCACTTTCTGCACTCTTTCTGTTCAATGTGGCCGTGCAAAATGGGCGGTTTGATGCCTTCCGAGACTGGATTATCCAACACGTTCCCAATGATAGGCGCATCATGCTGGTGGTGCTGGGCTTCTGCTTTAGTGCTGCATTGGAAGGCGTGGCTGGATTTGGCACACCTGTAGCCATTACCAGCGCCTTACTGATCATGCTGGGTTTTCCGGCACTGGATGCCCTTACTTATGTGCTGATCTTTAACTCCGCACCGGTAGCCTTTGGTGGCTTGGGTATTCCTGTTACCGTTCTGGGCTCTATTACAGGCTTACCAGCAGATGTGCTGGGGGCCACCATTGGGCGGCAGCTTACCCCCTTTGCTCTGCTTATTCCCTTTTACGTTATGGCGCTTTACGGCGGGTGGCGTTCCGTCCGGCAGACATGGCCTGTGCTGCTGGTAGCCGGTGGCAGCTTTGCCCTGACCCTACTGATTATCTCTGGTGCCGGGCTTTACAGCCTCAGCAACGTGCTTTCTTCCAGTGTAGCGCTTGTTGCTACCATTGGTTTCCTGCGTTTTTGGAAACCAGCATCAGACCCACAATACGCTATTGATCTCAGCGGCTTGAACAGTCAGCAAGCTGGCGCGGCTCCTGCTGTTCCCCGCTGGCAAGGATGGATTCCTTGGATCACGGTTATTGCTGTGGTGATTGCGTGGGATGCCCTGCATATTGCTAAAATTGGCACGCTGCCCATTCATTGGCCTGGGCTGGATAATGCGGTGTTTATCTCTCTTTACAAAACGCCTTATGCCGCTGTGTGGAAGTTTGAACCATTGGGCACAGGCACGGCCATTTTGGTTGCTACCATTCTAACAGCCCTGTTCACCCGCACCACGTTGCAACAATTTGGCGCGGCTGCCCGCACCACACTCAAGCAGGGTTGGCTGGCTGTCGTAACTGTTGCACTCACAATTGGGCTGGCGTTTTTGATGAACTATTCCGGCATGACCTATACTTTAGGGTATGCGGTTTCCTCCGCTGGCATGGTCTTTCCGCTGGTTTCTGTTTTCCTAGGCTGGATTGCCGTGTTCCTGACAGGAAGTGATACCTCTGGCAATGCGCTTTTCGGCAACTTGCAGGTGGCCGCAGCGCATCAGCTTTCGCTGGACCCGGTGCTGTTTGCTTCTGCAAACTCGTCCGGCGGTGTCATGGGCAAAATGATCTCCCCCCAGAACATCACTACCGGCGTATCTGTAACATCCTTGAAAGGTCAGGAAGGCACTGTGCTGGCGCGTACCTTTAAGCACAGCCTGTTTTTAACCTTCTGTATCGGACTGGTGGTTGTTTTCCAGCAGTTTGTGCTGCGATAG
- the ybaK gene encoding Cys-tRNA(Pro) deacylase, giving the protein MDFPERATMSETIETPTTQFLTAHGVAFTLHDYDYVSDPGKIGLHAAAGIGIDQNKVFKTLMVEIDKKQIVCVAIPVHKKMDLKKVATLFGGRNARMLGAEKAEALTGFKVGGISPFGARTQVPVVLDESVLKLDTLYINGGGRGLVVALKPADAIQCVNARMADVTVPDA; this is encoded by the coding sequence ATGGATTTTCCAGAAAGGGCTACCATGTCAGAAACCATTGAAACACCAACAACGCAGTTTCTGACTGCTCATGGCGTTGCCTTTACCCTGCATGATTATGATTATGTATCAGACCCCGGAAAAATTGGCCTACATGCCGCTGCTGGTATTGGTATCGACCAAAACAAGGTTTTTAAAACCCTCATGGTTGAAATTGATAAAAAGCAGATTGTTTGCGTGGCCATTCCTGTTCATAAAAAAATGGATCTGAAAAAAGTAGCCACCCTGTTTGGGGGACGCAACGCGCGTATGCTGGGTGCAGAAAAAGCCGAAGCCCTAACTGGGTTTAAGGTAGGTGGCATCAGCCCCTTTGGCGCACGCACGCAAGTACCGGTTGTATTGGACGAAAGTGTTCTCAAACTGGATACACTTTATATTAATGGCGGCGGCAGAGGTTTGGTGGTGGCACTTAAACCGGCAGACGCCATCCAGTGCGTCAATGCCCGCATGGCAGATGTAACCGTGCCTGACGCCTGA
- the guaA gene encoding glutamine-hydrolyzing GMP synthase — MSVDATPPVSPSKLDESLHHDRILILDFGSQVTQLIARRVRESGVYCEIWPFTADAERIRQFSPRGIILSGGPASVNNPDAPRVPDVVFEMAVPVLGICYGQQAMCKQLGGQVESGDHREFGRAFVDIVEDCALFRGAWARGGREQVWMSHGDRVVELPPGFRTVAVSEGAPFAVIADEGRRLYGVQFHPEVVHTPHGAALLKNFTHNVAGCSGTWTMAGFREMEIARIREQVGDGKVICGLSGGVDSSVAAVLIHEAIGDQLTCIFVDHGMLRAGEADDVIKTFRGQFNIQLVHRDASDIFLKALEGVTDPEIKRKTIGRLFVEVFEEEATKLGGAQFLAQGTLYPDVIESVSFTGGPSVTIKSHHNVGGLPDRMNMKLVEPLRELFKDEVRDLGRELDIPEIIVGRHPFPGPGLAIRIPGNITREKLDLLRKVDSVFLEEIRAAGLYDAIWQAFAVLLPVRTVGVMGDGRTYDQACALRAVTSTDGMTADVYPFDMGFLTRVAGRIVNEVRGINRVTYDITSKPPGTIEWE; from the coding sequence ATGTCTGTTGATGCCACCCCGCCTGTTTCGCCTTCCAAGCTGGATGAATCCTTGCACCATGACCGTATTCTGATTCTGGATTTCGGAAGTCAGGTTACGCAGCTTATTGCCCGCCGCGTGCGCGAAAGTGGTGTGTATTGTGAAATCTGGCCGTTTACGGCAGATGCCGAACGGATTCGTCAGTTTTCACCCCGTGGTATTATTCTTTCTGGTGGTCCTGCCAGTGTGAACAATCCGGATGCTCCGCGCGTGCCAGATGTGGTGTTTGAAATGGCCGTGCCTGTACTGGGTATTTGCTATGGCCAGCAGGCTATGTGCAAACAGCTTGGCGGACAGGTTGAAAGCGGAGACCACCGTGAATTCGGTCGTGCCTTTGTTGATATTGTAGAAGATTGTGCGCTGTTCCGTGGTGCATGGGCACGCGGTGGGCGTGAGCAGGTGTGGATGAGCCACGGTGACCGTGTTGTGGAACTCCCCCCCGGTTTCCGCACAGTTGCTGTAAGCGAAGGTGCACCGTTTGCAGTTATCGCAGATGAAGGACGCCGCTTATATGGTGTGCAGTTCCACCCGGAAGTGGTGCACACACCGCATGGCGCAGCATTGCTTAAGAACTTTACCCATAACGTAGCGGGCTGTTCCGGTACGTGGACGATGGCAGGTTTCCGTGAAATGGAAATTGCCCGGATTCGTGAGCAAGTGGGTGATGGCAAGGTTATCTGTGGTCTTTCTGGCGGCGTGGATTCTTCCGTGGCTGCAGTACTGATCCATGAAGCCATTGGCGATCAGTTGACTTGTATTTTTGTTGATCACGGTATGCTGCGTGCTGGGGAAGCGGATGATGTTATCAAGACATTCCGCGGCCAGTTCAACATTCAGCTTGTGCACCGTGATGCCTCAGACATCTTCCTGAAAGCGCTGGAGGGTGTCACAGATCCAGAAATCAAGCGGAAAACCATCGGCCGCCTGTTTGTGGAAGTGTTTGAAGAAGAAGCAACCAAGCTGGGTGGTGCGCAGTTCCTTGCTCAGGGCACGCTTTATCCGGATGTGATTGAAAGCGTCAGCTTTACGGGTGGTCCTTCTGTTACCATTAAGTCGCACCATAACGTGGGTGGCTTGCCAGACCGTATGAACATGAAGCTGGTTGAACCGCTGCGTGAACTGTTCAAGGATGAAGTGCGCGATCTGGGGCGTGAACTGGATATTCCTGAAATTATTGTCGGGCGTCATCCGTTTCCGGGGCCGGGTCTGGCTATTCGTATTCCAGGCAACATCACGCGGGAAAAATTGGATCTGCTGCGTAAGGTCGATTCCGTGTTTCTGGAAGAAATTCGTGCTGCCGGGTTGTATGATGCCATTTGGCAGGCTTTTGCTGTGTTGTTGCCTGTGCGCACTGTTGGTGTGATGGGCGATGGTCGCACGTATGATCAAGCCTGCGCTCTGCGTGCCGTAACCAGCACAGATGGCATGACAGCAGATGTTTATCCGTTTGACATGGGCTTCCTCACCCGTGTTGCTGGACGCATTGTGAACGAAGTGCGCGGGATCAACCGCGTTACGTATGATATCACATCCAAGCCGCCGGGCACGATTGAGTGGGAATAA
- a CDS encoding cysteine synthase A → MTENAVSTPHPGWTILSADMPGAVGGTPLVRLRKASEATGCDIYGKAEFMNPGGSVKDRAALAIIEDAERRGVLKPGGTIVEGTAGNTGIGLTLVANARGYKCVIVMPETQSQEKIGFLRMIGADLRLVPAKPYRDPGNYVHVSRRLSEENGWVWANQFDNIANREGHRATTAPEIWQQMGGKVDAFTCACGTGGTLAGVALGLHDAAKRDGVAAPRIVLADPEGSGLYGWVKSNDLSVSGSSITEGIGQSRVTGNLEGAPINDAERIPDPEALDIIYSLLGEEGLSVGGSSGINVASAIRTARKLGPGHRIVTILCDGGARYESKLFNPEFLRAKNLPIAPWLNK, encoded by the coding sequence ATGACTGAAAATGCCGTTTCCACCCCTCATCCCGGCTGGACCATACTTTCTGCCGACATGCCGGGTGCTGTGGGCGGAACCCCACTAGTACGCCTGCGCAAAGCGTCTGAAGCCACGGGGTGTGATATTTACGGCAAGGCCGAATTCATGAATCCGGGCGGTTCCGTCAAGGATCGTGCAGCGCTGGCTATTATTGAAGATGCAGAACGCCGTGGCGTGCTAAAGCCCGGAGGCACCATTGTTGAAGGTACGGCAGGCAACACAGGTATCGGCCTCACACTGGTTGCCAATGCGCGCGGGTATAAATGCGTTATTGTCATGCCCGAAACTCAGAGTCAGGAAAAAATCGGCTTCCTACGTATGATTGGGGCAGACCTTCGCCTTGTACCTGCCAAGCCTTACCGTGATCCGGGCAATTATGTACACGTTTCACGCCGTCTTTCCGAAGAAAACGGATGGGTGTGGGCCAACCAGTTTGACAACATTGCCAACCGTGAAGGCCACCGCGCCACTACCGCACCAGAAATCTGGCAGCAGATGGGCGGCAAGGTAGATGCCTTTACCTGCGCTTGCGGCACAGGCGGCACGCTGGCTGGCGTAGCCTTGGGCCTGCACGATGCAGCCAAACGCGATGGCGTAGCTGCCCCCCGTATTGTGCTGGCAGACCCAGAAGGTTCTGGCCTGTATGGCTGGGTGAAAAGCAATGACCTATCTGTTTCTGGTTCTTCCATTACAGAAGGCATTGGCCAGTCCCGTGTAACGGGCAATCTGGAAGGCGCACCTATTAATGATGCCGAGCGGATTCCAGACCCGGAAGCCCTGGACATTATTTATAGCCTGCTAGGTGAAGAAGGCCTTTCCGTTGGTGGATCTTCTGGCATTAACGTGGCTTCTGCAATCCGCACCGCACGCAAACTTGGCCCGGGGCATCGGATTGTCACCATTCTTTGCGATGGTGGTGCCCGTTATGAATCCAAACTGTTCAACCCTGAATTTTTGCGGGCAAAAAATTTGCCAATCGCACCTTGGTTGAACAAGTAA
- the mtnA gene encoding S-methyl-5-thioribose-1-phosphate isomerase — MKINGTSFRSVWVDEKDLWSIHIFDQTRLPFSLDILRLTTVQDVAHAITSMQVRGAPLIGAVAAYGLALALRTDSSDTSLEQNATMLAATRPTAINLRWALERMLNTLRPIPPENRVSAAYAEALRICNEDAAQNEAIGKHGLKLLQDLAAKKEKGQRLNILTHCNAGWIATVDWGTALAPLYMAHDLGLNVHVWVDETRPRNQGAALTAWELGSHGVPHTVITDNAGGHMMQHGQVDIVIVGTDRVTRNGDVANKIGTYLKALAAQDNKIPFWVALPSTTIDWRIADGIRDIPIEERAASEVTHVQGRMTDGKIGSVQITPDHSPAANPAFDVTPSRLVTGLITEKGCCPATESGLLGLFPNHT; from the coding sequence ATGAAAATCAATGGCACCTCTTTCCGCAGTGTATGGGTTGATGAAAAAGACCTGTGGTCTATTCATATTTTCGATCAGACACGCCTTCCCTTTTCACTGGATATCCTGCGGCTTACAACTGTTCAGGATGTAGCCCATGCCATTACCAGTATGCAGGTACGTGGTGCTCCGCTTATTGGTGCTGTTGCCGCATATGGCCTAGCATTGGCATTACGCACAGACAGCAGCGATACCAGTCTTGAACAAAACGCAACCATGCTTGCAGCAACACGCCCTACCGCCATAAATTTGCGTTGGGCGCTTGAAAGAATGCTAAATACTCTCCGGCCTATCCCACCAGAAAACCGGGTATCCGCTGCTTATGCAGAAGCCCTGCGTATTTGCAATGAAGATGCGGCCCAAAATGAAGCTATTGGCAAGCATGGCCTTAAACTTTTGCAGGATCTTGCCGCCAAAAAAGAAAAAGGTCAGCGCCTGAACATTTTAACCCACTGCAATGCTGGATGGATTGCCACAGTGGATTGGGGCACAGCCTTGGCCCCTCTTTACATGGCGCATGATCTGGGCCTGAACGTGCATGTGTGGGTAGATGAAACACGCCCACGCAACCAGGGCGCAGCCCTTACTGCATGGGAACTCGGCAGCCACGGTGTTCCGCATACTGTTATTACAGATAATGCAGGAGGCCATATGATGCAGCATGGCCAAGTTGATATTGTTATTGTTGGAACAGACCGCGTAACACGCAATGGAGATGTTGCGAACAAAATAGGCACTTATCTGAAAGCTCTAGCCGCGCAGGACAATAAAATACCATTCTGGGTTGCATTACCTTCTACAACCATAGATTGGCGTATTGCCGATGGTATCCGTGATATTCCTATTGAAGAACGTGCAGCATCCGAAGTTACGCACGTGCAGGGGCGTATGACAGACGGAAAAATAGGTTCCGTGCAAATCACTCCAGATCATAGCCCTGCAGCTAACCCCGCCTTTGATGTCACACCCTCCAGACTTGTAACTGGGCTGATTACAGAAAAAGGCTGCTGCCCTGCTACAGAAAGCGGTCTCCTCGGCCTGTTCCCCAACCATACATAA
- a CDS encoding lytic transglycosylase domain-containing protein — translation MSFRVQQRQIVYAALMLGLAGCATPAVRPGGYASSQAYYQAAYERSEANPAAYRPVGSAEDPWGPYIKEASQRFSIPESWIRAVMQQESGGHQYLDGQLTTSSAGAMGLMQLMPATYADMQSQFNLGGDPYNPHDNIMAGAGYIRQMYDHYGAPGFLAAYNAGPQRVDDYLTSGRPLPDETVNYVASITPHLGTTTAPTGSFAPSSAPVMVASVGSSVAAAPVAEYARADLSRTADGCLRDPNAAYDPSTPCLMDRDTPHPDPQPVEEAAPVEVAQAQPVSISDQAVIATPLTVAPRSTPVQTAAYNLPSAQRHYASSTSAHVLTLPSSPLHGRSSGAVQVGAFASYAEAQRMLDSVRRLLTAHALSVRPTVTQASVAGRSYYRAQFITAQNTGPADVCQVLRARALPCIEVRGG, via the coding sequence GTGTCTTTTCGGGTTCAGCAACGGCAAATAGTATATGCTGCGCTCATGCTGGGGTTGGCGGGGTGCGCGACACCTGCCGTCAGACCCGGGGGATATGCCTCCTCTCAGGCGTATTATCAGGCCGCATATGAAAGATCAGAAGCCAACCCAGCTGCCTATAGGCCTGTAGGTTCGGCAGAAGATCCTTGGGGGCCATACATAAAAGAAGCATCGCAGCGTTTTTCCATACCGGAAAGCTGGATACGCGCTGTGATGCAGCAGGAATCGGGCGGGCATCAGTATCTGGATGGTCAGCTTACAACGTCATCTGCTGGCGCAATGGGGCTAATGCAGCTTATGCCCGCTACTTATGCGGATATGCAAAGCCAGTTCAATCTGGGGGGAGATCCGTATAACCCGCATGATAATATCATGGCGGGCGCAGGCTATATCCGCCAGATGTATGATCATTATGGCGCACCAGGATTTTTGGCAGCCTACAATGCAGGCCCGCAGCGCGTGGATGATTACTTAACATCCGGGCGGCCTTTGCCGGATGAAACGGTGAATTATGTTGCATCCATTACGCCACATTTAGGCACAACAACGGCACCAACAGGCAGTTTTGCTCCGTCCTCTGCTCCTGTCATGGTAGCCAGCGTAGGTTCATCTGTGGCAGCTGCTCCTGTGGCAGAGTATGCACGAGCGGATCTTTCGCGCACAGCCGATGGCTGCTTGCGTGATCCTAATGCAGCGTATGATCCCTCAACCCCTTGTTTGATGGATAGAGATACGCCGCATCCTGATCCGCAACCGGTTGAAGAGGCAGCTCCTGTAGAAGTTGCACAGGCCCAACCGGTTAGCATTTCAGATCAGGCGGTAATAGCTACCCCGCTTACGGTAGCGCCTCGTAGTACACCAGTGCAAACTGCGGCTTACAATTTACCTTCAGCACAAAGGCATTATGCTTCTTCCACCTCTGCGCATGTTCTCACACTGCCTTCATCACCTTTGCATGGAAGATCATCCGGCGCGGTACAGGTTGGGGCTTTTGCATCCTATGCCGAGGCCCAGCGCATGCTAGACTCGGTACGCCGTCTGTTAACAGCGCATGCTTTATCTGTGCGCCCTACTGTTACACAGGCTTCTGTGGCGGGGCGGTCTTATTATCGGGCGCAGTTTATTACGGCCCAAAATACTGGCCCGGCAGATGTTTGTCAGGTGCTACGGGCGCGTGCTTTGCCGTGTATTGAGGTGCGTGGAGGGTAG
- a CDS encoding putative quinol monooxygenase — translation MSEEITVVAFLKVKPGTEEKVARAMVACIKPSRAESTNSQYVPNRDLDDPQTFVFVERWASRKALQDHMETPHFKTLAAEISPLLEKPIQLHILQPLPGA, via the coding sequence ATGAGCGAAGAAATTACAGTTGTTGCTTTTTTAAAGGTAAAGCCGGGCACAGAGGAAAAAGTGGCGCGGGCTATGGTGGCGTGCATCAAGCCATCTCGTGCAGAAAGCACCAACAGCCAGTACGTGCCCAACCGTGATCTGGATGATCCGCAGACATTTGTTTTTGTAGAACGTTGGGCAAGCCGTAAGGCATTGCAGGATCATATGGAAACACCGCATTTTAAAACACTTGCAGCAGAAATTAGCCCGCTGTTGGAAAAGCCAATTCAGCTTCATATTTTGCAGCCTTTGCCCGGTGCCTGA
- a CDS encoding DUF2272 domain-containing protein, whose amino-acid sequence METRLSRKLTVALLAPLCLAACATQQPQPGARPTPSAASSTNAWNTASGGYGYGGHVPDFATRNFEPFNRQDVVGIAMREWRLFGSPVNDDDPEQRPEPQVASVKPERAPGLWERVGEYWWIGMDPDMTETSWTGKHDANGRLTDFVHDGSYAWSAAFISYVMRVAGANSRFPYSPNHSTYINAAASGQSPILRAQDPANYTPKPGDLICVARGRSKDTIRFSSLPTSYGFPAHCGFVVAVGQNGQPFGRQISIIGGNIDDAVALTHVPTDTQGRLTSPDGQSYDSRYPWAAVLEVLYDAEQEPTAGQ is encoded by the coding sequence ATGGAGACGAGATTGTCACGCAAGCTTACCGTTGCCCTGCTGGCCCCTTTGTGTCTGGCAGCATGTGCCACTCAGCAACCACAGCCAGGTGCACGCCCCACCCCAAGCGCTGCTTCCAGCACCAACGCTTGGAACACAGCCAGTGGTGGCTACGGCTATGGTGGCCATGTGCCGGATTTTGCCACCCGCAATTTTGAGCCCTTTAACCGGCAGGATGTTGTTGGAATTGCCATGCGTGAATGGCGCCTGTTTGGAAGCCCGGTGAATGATGATGACCCGGAACAGCGCCCAGAACCACAAGTGGCCTCTGTTAAGCCAGAACGCGCCCCCGGCCTATGGGAACGCGTAGGAGAATACTGGTGGATTGGTATGGACCCGGACATGACCGAAACATCATGGACCGGTAAACACGATGCCAACGGCCGACTAACCGACTTTGTGCATGATGGATCTTATGCGTGGTCCGCTGCTTTTATTTCCTACGTTATGCGCGTAGCCGGGGCCAACAGCCGTTTCCCCTATTCTCCCAATCATTCTACTTACATCAACGCAGCAGCTTCTGGGCAATCTCCCATTTTGCGGGCGCAAGACCCTGCAAATTACACCCCAAAACCCGGTGATCTGATCTGCGTTGCACGTGGCCGTAGCAAAGACACTATCCGATTTTCCAGCCTACCAACATCTTACGGGTTTCCTGCCCATTGCGGCTTTGTTGTAGCAGTTGGCCAGAATGGGCAGCCTTTTGGTCGGCAGATCAGCATTATCGGCGGCAATATTGATGATGCCGTGGCCCTGACACATGTACCAACAGACACCCAAGGGCGCCTCACCTCCCCCGATGGTCAGAGCTATGATTCGCGCTATCCGTGGGCGGCGGTGCTGGAAGTGCTGTACGATGCTGAACAGGAACCAACAGCTGGCCAATAA
- a CDS encoding sugar porter family MFS transporter — protein MENAAMPDKGTESTFPIKVVVVGVLAATAGLMSGLDIGVISGALDFLAQDFHASTLAQEWIVSAMMAGAAVGAVCAGWITRHTGRKWSLVFGGGVFIAGSLLCALAWSVPVLIVGRLLMGLAIGVAAFAAPLYLSEVSDQSSRGAMISTYQLMITIGIFLAFLSDTFFSYHGQWRWMFGVIAIPGVVYVIGVFFLPYSPRWLMMRGRRDEALEVLTSLRATPQEARAEIKAIHNQLQAQQNGWSLLRANSNFRRSVGLGMLLQIMQQFAGINVVMYYAPRIFQLAGFVGTAQMWCTAMIGLVNVMATFLAISLVDKWGRRPVLYCGFAIMVLSMACLSLLLHGSMVDQASRMACVFMIMVFIVAHAMSAGPIVWVLCSEIQPMQGRDLGIMLSTLTNWIANMIVGASFLSVLALLGGSATFGMIAILNACFLGLTYLFVPETKGISLEQIEQNLMSGKKLRNIGVS, from the coding sequence ATGGAAAACGCAGCAATGCCTGATAAGGGAACAGAAAGTACTTTTCCCATAAAGGTTGTGGTTGTTGGTGTTCTGGCTGCAACAGCTGGTTTAATGTCCGGTTTGGATATTGGTGTTATTTCCGGAGCGTTAGATTTTCTGGCGCAGGATTTTCATGCCTCTACCCTGGCGCAGGAATGGATTGTCAGCGCCATGATGGCAGGCGCTGCCGTAGGGGCTGTATGTGCTGGGTGGATTACCCGACATACCGGGCGCAAATGGTCTCTGGTTTTTGGGGGCGGTGTTTTTATTGCCGGCTCCTTACTCTGCGCTTTGGCGTGGTCTGTGCCTGTGCTTATAGTCGGGCGTTTGCTTATGGGGCTGGCCATCGGCGTGGCTGCTTTTGCTGCGCCTCTTTATCTTTCAGAGGTATCAGACCAATCCAGCCGTGGCGCCATGATTTCCACCTATCAGCTTATGATTACGATAGGTATTTTTCTGGCGTTTTTAAGCGATACGTTTTTCAGTTACCACGGACAATGGCGGTGGATGTTTGGCGTTATTGCCATCCCCGGTGTTGTTTACGTTATTGGTGTTTTTTTTCTGCCTTATAGCCCGCGTTGGCTGATGATGCGTGGCCGTAGGGACGAAGCGCTGGAAGTGCTAACCAGCCTGCGCGCAACACCGCAGGAAGCACGAGCGGAAATAAAAGCCATTCATAACCAGTTACAGGCACAGCAAAATGGCTGGAGCTTATTGCGAGCAAACAGCAATTTTCGCCGTTCGGTTGGTTTGGGTATGTTGCTGCAAATTATGCAGCAGTTCGCGGGTATTAATGTGGTGATGTATTACGCCCCGCGTATTTTTCAGCTTGCAGGTTTTGTCGGCACTGCACAGATGTGGTGTACCGCCATGATCGGGCTGGTGAATGTGATGGCAACATTCCTGGCTATTAGTTTGGTTGATAAGTGGGGGCGCAGGCCAGTTCTGTATTGTGGCTTTGCCATTATGGTGCTGAGCATGGCGTGCTTATCTCTTCTGCTGCATGGCAGTATGGTGGATCAGGCATCCCGCATGGCATGTGTGTTTATGATTATGGTTTTTATTGTAGCGCATGCCATGTCCGCCGGGCCGATTGTGTGGGTGCTGTGTTCGGAAATTCAGCCGATGCAGGGTAGGGATCTGGGCATTATGCTTTCCACGCTTACAAACTGGATTGCCAACATGATTGTTGGTGCTTCTTTTCTAAGTGTGCTGGCATTGCTGGGTGGTTCTGCCACCTTTGGAATGATTGCCATATTGAATGCCTGCTTTTTAGGGCTGACATATTTGTTTGTGCCAGAAACCAAAGGCATCAGCTTGGAACAAATTGAGCAGAATCTGATGTCTGGCAAAAAACTGCGGAATATCGGGGTTTCTTGA